The Quercus lobata isolate SW786 chromosome 9, ValleyOak3.0 Primary Assembly, whole genome shotgun sequence region atggcTCTGCAGCAGCTATGGGAGGCACTGAAGGAAGCGATCCCAGTGTACACGGGCCTCTCTCCAGCGACCTTTTTCACTGTTCTTGCTCTGGCGTTGGCTGTGTACCACGTGGCTTCTGGTCTGTTAGGGTCCTCCGATCAGCGGCCGAGGGAGCGCGAGGAGGAGAGTCAGCCACTTCCTCCGCCGGTCCAGCTCGGAGAGATCACCGAGGAGGAGCTCAAACAGTACGATGGTGCTGATCCTAAAAAGCCTTTGCTCATGGCCATCAAGGGCCAGATCTACGATGTCTCTCTCAGCAGGTTTTGTTTCATTATCATAaaacttaagtttttttttttttttttggctttctggGTTTTTAAAGATGTTTTGTGTAGCTGATTGTATATTAGCTGGTACTGGCaggtgatgaattttttttgaaaagattggATTTTTGGCTTTCTGGGTTTTCTTTGGGGTGTGGGAGTGGTTTTATTATCTGGGTTTTGTGTAACAAATGGTATATTAGCTGGTAGGTGATGAATTTTTGAGAGTGGCTTTGGTTTTTGGAATTCTGGGTCTGTGAAAATTATTGAGcttttgggggtttttttttttacttttaggaTTTCTATGGGGAGGGTTTTGGGTATCTGAAAATTGTTGAGCTTTTTgggatttttagattttctttttggggtCAACGGAATGCTTTGGCATCTGGGTATGTGAGATTTTATGTCTTTATGGTGTGTTTGCGTTAGGGTAAAGTTTTGGATTTCCTTTTTCATGTTCAgctttttttgattttctctctctcacaaacaaAAGAGATCTTTTGGGTTTGGTCTGGTGTTTTTATTGATATATTGCTTTCTGGGTTGTAAATAAAGGTCCTACGAGTCATCCACAAAGTTTCCACTTTTACGGTTTTAGAGAGCTGATTGGTAAGCAGCCTTGCACCgaccttttttttccccaaaaataTATGGGAGAGGTTTGTTTCCAAACTTGAACTTGCGACTTGTTCGTGGAAGGCACTTGGTATCGACCTCTAGGTTTTAAATGATTCCGTAATTTTATTCAAGGACTTCTCTACAGCCTTGTGATGCTTTCTATATGCACTCTTGCTGGTTGTTGTCTACAGAAGAAAAAGGCTTTTTcaaaattgtgtaatttaaGCTCAATTTCCATCTCTTTATATGATTAACAATATGTATAACATAGAAGGGAAGTACTTGTGACAAAGTTTGTTTATAGTTTGATTCAGCAAACTCGATGAGATAATACTAATAGTCTGTGTAGTCCAGGATGAATCTCATAgcttaaaaatatgtatattagAACTTTCGTGGTGATGCCTAAGCAAGTGGTGGATCTGCTAGCTTGTTTGAATAGAGGCAGGTGTTGGACAGCAGTTATTTGGGAAGCAATTCCACAATGCATCATGTGGACTATTTGGCGAGAACGGAATCTCAGAACTTTCAAGGGGGAGGAACATTACATCATTGAACTGAATTGGTTTTTCTTGCTTACTCTGTTTGATTGGATGACTGCAATGACCGGGCTTTTTATCCCctctttttttgagtttttatatttgtgtacTTTTGCTTAATGTTTTGTTTCCTTTAGTACACATCCTGTGTACCATAGGAAGGAACAGATTGTATGCTTCTTATCTTCTATTAATAAAGTTCTTTacctataaaaattaatttaaatatatatatatatttgaaggaAAGTACTTGCAACAAAGTGTGTTCATGGTTTGGTACAGCAAACTAGACGAGAGAGTAATCTGTAGTCTATTATGAACCTCATGGCTTAATTTGGACTAACCTAAAGGTTGGGAGTAATCTGTAGTCTCTTGTGTGTGTTTTCTTGACTATCCTTGTTCTAGGTATGAGGCTAACCATATCTAGTTGGCCTTGCGTTCACCTTATTTGTCTGCTTTTCCTACATGCTTTGTTTATATTCAGTTACAATTCACCTGTTATTTTCATGTGAAGTTAGATTCTTTGGAGTGAATATTCATTCTAGGTAATGCCATGACCTACTATAAGCCTTAGTATGGGGTAATTTTTAAGCAACTGGAATGAATTGCTTGTTTTCATTGGTTGTTTATAAGGTCATTGTGGgacatttaattttctttattggCATAAAATATCGTTTTCATGACTATAATGTTGTATGTCATATGATTTTGGGAGTCCTCTTTTTTGTGTGATCTCTAATTTGATTGCATTTAAACCCATCTTCCTGGCAGAATGTTTTATGGACCAGGTGGACCTTATGCACTGTTTGCTGGAAAGGATGCTAGCAGAGCTCTTGCAAAGATGTCTTTTGAAGATAAAGATCTGACCGGTGATGTATCTGGTCTTGGTCCATTTGAACTTGAGGCTCTGCAGGACTGGGAATACAAGTTTATGAGTAAGTATGTTAAGGTCGGAACCATCAAGAAGTCTGTTCCAGAAACTGGTGATGGGGCACCCACCAGTGAACCTACAGAATCTACAGACCGTGTTGTTGCTAAACCTGCCGAAGATGGTCCATCAGAAACCGCAGCTGTTAAAACCGAGGAAACCCCTTTTGGTGCTGATGTTGCAAAAGAGTAAAGGTGGAGTATTTCAAGCGCCAATAATGCAAACTTTTGTAAACAATTTCTATTGGAGACACTGAAGGAGGGTAATATTGGGTGCGTGTATTTCATCAATCATGTTATACTCATAAGGATATGGTTAAGATTGTAGTGTAGGATACCCTACTTATGAACGAACATGTTTGTAGAGTTTGTTAAATAATGTGTTGGGGTTTCAGAGCTGCATCATTCAGTGTATTCAATTTGGTTAAGAGTTATAGCATACATTAATCAAATATATGGAGTTCCCTTTCGCTCCTCAATGTGCAATACTAGAGTACATGCAACTTAGTTGTATTCGGATCCTTCtcaatccaaaaatataaataaataaataaataaaagtaaaaaattctccatttttataagataatgatgaaaatttgtatatttgatGCATGAGTAATTATTACTCTTTTATCTCATTACCCGAAAGAGGATAATGAGGTGACCCTTGAAAAGCATATTTCCAGAAGTATTTTATTCTGGACAGCGAATTGTCATTTTCCTCAGTCTGGGCCATAATATTTGACAATTTGTGCTCTGCCAGTCCTTGTTTTGATGCCTTGAATCGAAGTGTGTCCAATGTTGTGTGATTCGTATCTAAGGCATGAAAAATGAACATACTTGTCGCCTTGTTAGCACCTCATAGTTGTCACCTTGTTAGCACCTCATACTACCCAAAAATTACTGCATTACAAGTAAGGACTAATGTAGTGTAAAGTTTCCCGC contains the following coding sequences:
- the LOC115959819 gene encoding membrane steroid-binding protein 1; protein product: MALQQLWEALKEAIPVYTGLSPATFFTVLALALAVYHVASGLLGSSDQRPREREEESQPLPPPVQLGEITEEELKQYDGADPKKPLLMAIKGQIYDVSLSRMFYGPGGPYALFAGKDASRALAKMSFEDKDLTGDVSGLGPFELEALQDWEYKFMSKYVKVGTIKKSVPETGDGAPTSEPTESTDRVVAKPAEDGPSETAAVKTEETPFGADVAKE